The following proteins are co-located in the Triticum aestivum cultivar Chinese Spring chromosome 1A, IWGSC CS RefSeq v2.1, whole genome shotgun sequence genome:
- the LOC123044248 gene encoding uncharacterized protein — protein MDDKAPKPKTKAAVAAAAAPAPARTTPALKKPPLAPPPQMIPLKPPPAHHYRQQRGGGAPRKRHRSGSGCSGRRVCCLATGFLLLALCLAVAAACLAYLCYHPRPPSFHLQPVSTTRFRVGNSSAVSAVDVTAAVKVVSWNPNDKIAFEYGDGEGRVYLADSDGDITLGWAPVGGFEHGARRVAVVGFVAAAKGVVVDEAVAARVRDGYRRRRLAFKVVVDTHMGVRVGAVRTGMVPVRLSCDDGVMAPRGVSAGSPMSRCQVYLLRMTWFGLN, from the exons ATGGACGACAAGGCGCCGAAGCCCAAAACAAAGGCTGCCGTGGCGGCGGCTGCCGCGCCAGCGCCGGCAAGGACGACGCCGGCACTGAAGAAGCCACCCCTCGCGCCCCCGCCTCAGATGATCCCGCTAAAACCGCCGCCAGCGCACCATTACCGACagcagcgcggcggcggggcgccgcGGAAGCGGCATCGCAGCGGCAGCGGGTGCTCCGGCCGCCGCGTGTGCTGCCTCGCAACCGGGTTCCTCCTGCTCGCGCTCTGCCTCGCGGTCGCCGCGGCCTGCCTGGCGTACCTCTGCTACCACCCGCGGCCGCCGTCGTTCCACCTCCAGCCGGTCTCGACGACGCGGTTCCGCGTCGGCAACTCCTCCGCGGTGTCGGCCGTGGACGTCACGGCGGCCGTGAAGGTGGTGTCCTGGAACCCCAACGACAAGATCGCCTTCGAGTACGGCGACGGCGAGGGCCGCGTCTATCTAGCCGACAGTGACGGCGACATCACGCTGGGGTGGGCGCCCGTGGGAGGCTTCGAGCACGGCGCCCGGAGGGTGGCGGTCGTCGGGTTCGTGGCGGCCGCGAAGGGGGTGGTGGTCGacgaggcggtggcggcgcgcgtGCGCGACGggtaccggcggcggcggctcgcgtTCAAGGTGGTCGTGGACACCCACATGGGCGTCCGGGTCGGGGCCGTGCGCACCGGCATGGTGCCCGTGAGGCTGTCCTGCGACGACGGCGTCATGGCGCCGCGCGGCGTCTCCGCCGGGAGCCCAATGAGCAGGTGCCAGGTGTACCTCCTCAGAATGACATG GTTTGGCTTGAACTGA